A section of the Arcobacter roscoffensis genome encodes:
- the napA gene encoding nitrate reductase catalytic subunit NapA — MSLSRRDFLKSSAAASAAAAVGMSVPMELQAKADAAQGGWRWDKAACRFCGTGCGIMLATKNGKIVAVKGDPAAPVNRGLNCIKGYFNAKIMYGADRLKQPLLRVNAKGEFDKDGNFAPISWERAFDEMEVHIKKALKEKGPEGVGVFASGQYTVQEGYAAQKMMKAGFRSNAIDPNARHCMASAVVGFYQTFGIDEPSGCYDDIELTDTVVTWGSNMAEMHPILWSRVTDRKLSDPKKVKIVNLSTYRHRTSDIADIEIIFKPNSDLALWNYIAREIVYNHPEAIDWDFVKEHIVFAASPVNMGYGMRRSDEKSIKEGKYTDKEMETISKEMEKIVSEDEAPALKPYGYKAGDKMVNKPAGLKHWEISFDEYKKFLEPYTAEYTTQVSKGDPDESDEVFMKKIKELADLYIEKNRKVVSFWTMGMNQHTRGTWVNTLAYNVHFLLNKQAKPGSGAFSLTGQPSACGTAREVGTFTHRLPADMMVKNPKHRKITENSWKIPKGTLNPVGNQHIMKIHRDIEDGVVKFAWVNVCNPYQDTASASHWIKAARKMDNFIVTSDGYPGISAKVSDLILPSAMIYEKWGAYGNAERRTQHWRQQVLPVGDSMSDTWQWVELSKRFTVKDLWGEYTLRNGKKLADVRAEASKMGYDENTTMYDILFANEKAKSYKLSQDDEIQAGYDNTDGFGDSRNVIGSDGKPWKGYGFFIQKYLFEEYAEFGRGHAHDLADFDTYHRVRGLKWPVVDGKETQWRFNTKYDPYAKKANPNSDFAFYGKLAKALPKGDLKGVTDKNKTPLKNKAKIFARPYMDAPEMPDSEYPVWLSTGRVLEHWHSGTMTMRVPELYRAVPEALCYMHPEDAKKYGVKQGGLCWVESRRGRVKARVETRGRNRPSKGLVFVPWFDEKVFINKVCADYTCPQSKQTDFKKCAVKIYKA; from the coding sequence ATGTCGCTTTCAAGAAGAGATTTCCTAAAAAGCTCTGCAGCAGCATCAGCAGCAGCAGCAGTTGGTATGAGTGTACCAATGGAATTACAGGCTAAAGCAGATGCAGCACAAGGTGGCTGGAGATGGGATAAAGCAGCTTGTAGATTTTGTGGTACTGGTTGTGGGATTATGCTTGCAACTAAAAACGGTAAAATTGTTGCAGTAAAAGGGGATCCTGCAGCTCCTGTAAATAGAGGTCTTAATTGTATTAAAGGATACTTTAATGCCAAAATTATGTATGGTGCTGATAGATTAAAACAACCTTTATTAAGAGTTAATGCTAAAGGTGAGTTTGATAAAGATGGAAATTTCGCTCCTATTTCTTGGGAAAGAGCATTTGATGAGATGGAAGTTCACATCAAAAAAGCTTTAAAAGAAAAAGGTCCTGAAGGTGTAGGTGTATTTGCTTCTGGACAATATACAGTTCAAGAAGGTTATGCTGCACAAAAAATGATGAAAGCTGGATTTAGATCAAATGCTATTGATCCAAATGCAAGACATTGTATGGCTTCTGCGGTTGTTGGTTTTTATCAAACTTTTGGTATTGATGAGCCATCTGGATGTTATGATGATATTGAACTAACTGATACAGTTGTTACATGGGGTTCAAATATGGCAGAAATGCACCCTATTTTATGGTCAAGAGTTACGGATAGAAAACTATCTGATCCTAAAAAAGTAAAAATTGTAAACTTATCTACATATAGACATAGAACTTCTGATATAGCTGATATTGAAATAATTTTCAAACCTAATTCAGACTTAGCTTTATGGAACTATATTGCAAGAGAAATCGTATATAACCATCCTGAAGCAATTGATTGGGACTTTGTTAAAGAACATATTGTATTTGCAGCAAGTCCTGTTAATATGGGTTATGGGATGAGAAGATCTGATGAAAAATCAATCAAAGAAGGTAAATATACAGATAAAGAAATGGAAACTATTTCTAAAGAAATGGAAAAAATCGTTTCAGAAGATGAAGCTCCTGCACTTAAACCTTATGGTTACAAAGCTGGGGATAAGATGGTAAATAAACCAGCTGGATTAAAACACTGGGAAATTTCTTTTGATGAATACAAAAAATTCTTAGAACCATATACAGCTGAATATACAACACAAGTTTCAAAAGGTGATCCTGATGAATCTGATGAAGTGTTTATGAAAAAAATCAAAGAATTAGCAGATTTATATATTGAAAAAAATAGAAAAGTAGTATCATTTTGGACAATGGGTATGAACCAACATACAAGAGGTACGTGGGTAAATACTTTAGCATACAATGTTCACTTCTTATTAAATAAACAAGCAAAACCAGGTTCTGGTGCATTCTCACTTACAGGTCAACCATCTGCTTGTGGTACTGCAAGAGAAGTAGGTACATTTACGCATAGACTTCCAGCTGATATGATGGTAAAAAATCCTAAACATAGAAAAATCACTGAAAACTCATGGAAGATTCCAAAAGGTACATTAAATCCTGTTGGAAATCAACATATTATGAAAATTCATAGAGATATTGAAGATGGTGTTGTTAAATTTGCATGGGTAAATGTATGTAACCCTTATCAAGATACAGCAAGTGCATCTCACTGGATTAAAGCAGCAAGAAAAATGGATAACTTTATTGTAACTTCTGATGGATACCCAGGTATCTCAGCAAAAGTTTCTGACCTTATTTTACCATCTGCTATGATTTATGAAAAATGGGGAGCTTATGGAAATGCTGAAAGAAGAACACAACATTGGAGACAACAAGTATTGCCTGTAGGTGATTCTATGTCTGATACATGGCAATGGGTTGAACTTTCAAAAAGATTTACAGTAAAAGATTTATGGGGTGAATATACTCTTAGAAATGGTAAAAAATTAGCAGATGTAAGAGCTGAAGCTTCTAAAATGGGATACGATGAGAATACTACTATGTATGACATCTTATTTGCAAATGAGAAAGCAAAATCTTACAAACTATCACAAGATGACGAAATTCAAGCAGGATATGATAATACTGATGGTTTTGGAGATTCAAGAAATGTAATTGGTTCAGATGGTAAACCATGGAAAGGTTATGGGTTCTTTATTCAAAAATACTTATTTGAAGAGTATGCAGAATTTGGTAGAGGTCATGCACATGATTTAGCTGACTTTGATACATACCATAGAGTAAGAGGACTTAAATGGCCAGTTGTTGACGGTAAAGAAACACAATGGAGATTTAATACTAAATATGACCCTTATGCAAAAAAAGCCAATCCAAATAGTGATTTTGCTTTCTATGGAAAATTAGCAAAAGCATTACCAAAGGGTGATTTAAAAGGTGTTACTGATAAAAACAAAACACCACTTAAAAATAAAGCAAAAATCTTTGCACGTCCTTATATGGATGCTCCTGAAATGCCAGATAGTGAATATCCAGTATGGTTAAGTACGGGTAGAGTACTAGAGCACTGGCATAGTGGAACAATGACTATGAGAGTTCCTGAACTATACAGAGCAGTACCTGAGGCATTATGTTATATGCATCCTGAAGATGCTAAGAAATATGGTGTTAAACAAGGTGGTTTATGTTGGGTTGAGTCAAGAAGAGGAAGAGTTAAAGCTAGAGTTGAAACAAGAGGTAGAAATAGACCATCTAAAGGTTTAGTATTTGTTCCTTGGTTTGATGAAAAAGTATTTATCAACAAAGTTTGTGCTGATTATACTTGTCCTCAATCAAAACAAACGGACTTTAAAAAATGTGCGGTAAAAATTTATAAAGCATAA
- the napG gene encoding ferredoxin-type protein NapG — MKASKKEPISERRRFFLNIARATGLAVLGGLTWSAYVDEVKASQLILRPPGALKEDDFLATCIKCGMCVEACPFDTLRLAKPGDNKPLGTPYFEPRDIPCYMCTDIPCVPVCPTDALNLNSVKNEKNELDINKSRMGVAVIDDNSCIAFWGIQCDACYRACPLLGEAISVEYTKNERTGKHAFLKPVVHADVCTGCGLCEKACVTQKAAIFVLHRETALGKAGDYYIKGWDKNDEKRLENATSKKNTTGINEKSALDSLNSGMEDLY, encoded by the coding sequence ATGAAAGCTAGTAAAAAAGAGCCAATTAGTGAGAGGAGAAGATTTTTTCTAAATATTGCAAGAGCTACAGGTCTTGCAGTATTAGGAGGTCTTACTTGGAGTGCCTATGTAGATGAAGTAAAAGCTTCACAGCTTATACTAAGACCACCTGGGGCTTTAAAAGAAGATGATTTTCTTGCAACTTGTATAAAATGTGGTATGTGTGTTGAAGCATGTCCTTTTGATACTTTAAGACTAGCAAAACCAGGTGATAACAAGCCTCTTGGAACACCATACTTTGAACCAAGAGATATTCCTTGTTATATGTGTACAGATATTCCTTGTGTACCTGTTTGTCCTACAGATGCACTTAATTTAAATTCTGTAAAAAATGAGAAAAATGAACTAGATATTAATAAATCTAGAATGGGTGTTGCAGTTATTGATGATAATAGTTGTATAGCATTTTGGGGTATTCAATGTGATGCTTGTTATAGAGCTTGCCCTTTACTTGGTGAAGCAATAAGTGTTGAATATACAAAAAATGAAAGAACCGGAAAACATGCATTTTTAAAGCCAGTTGTTCATGCAGATGTATGTACAGGTTGTGGCTTATGTGAAAAAGCTTGTGTTACCCAAAAAGCAGCTATCTTTGTTCTTCATAGAGAAACAGCTTTAGGAAAAGCAGGTGATTACTACATCAAAGGCTGGGATAAGAATGATGAGAAAAGACTTGAAAATGCTACAAGTAAAAAAAATACAACAGGCATAAATGAAAAGTCAGCACTTGATTCTTTAAATAGCGGTATGGAGGATTTATATTAA
- the nrfH gene encoding cytochrome c nitrite reductase small subunit, with protein sequence MKKNQKVVIYGSVLSLLIATSLFVYTVYASNMLSYLSSDPKACINCHTMNSAYATWEKSSHKNVAGCIDCHLPVGDAIAKYQAKAIDGWNHSVAFTLNTYKNNIQIGEDGASRVQANCVRCHASENATLKINADKYHNVEEGSLENSRKCWECHKYVPHGKVRSLISTPYNLGIKEQMK encoded by the coding sequence ATGAAAAAAAATCAGAAAGTTGTAATTTATGGCTCAGTTTTAAGTCTTCTTATTGCCACTTCTCTTTTTGTTTACACTGTTTATGCATCAAATATGCTGTCATATTTATCAAGTGACCCCAAAGCCTGTATCAATTGTCACACAATGAATTCAGCTTATGCTACTTGGGAAAAAAGTTCACATAAAAATGTTGCAGGATGTATTGATTGTCACCTACCTGTAGGGGATGCTATAGCTAAATATCAAGCTAAAGCAATAGATGGGTGGAATCACTCTGTTGCATTCACTCTAAATACCTATAAGAATAATATTCAAATAGGTGAAGATGGAGCAAGCCGTGTGCAAGCAAATTGTGTTAGATGTCATGCAAGTGAAAATGCGACACTAAAAATAAATGCTGACAAATATCACAATGTAGAAGAAGGAAGTCTTGAAAATAGTAGGAAATGTTGGGAGTGTCACAAATACGTGCCACATGGAAAAGTTAGAAGTTTAATTTCAACTCCATACAATCTTGGAATTAAAGAACAAATGAAATAG
- the nrfA gene encoding ammonia-forming cytochrome c nitrite reductase, with protein sequence MKKYKILLVISIIAIGLMSALIASINEKKVEQAQLKEVPKIDRWETKNEEFKKHYPRQFDSWKETKHSDEIEDMLKKHPELVVLWAGYGFAKDYNAPRGHFYAIEDNRNTLRTGAPVDEKTGPMPTACWTCKSPDVPRIMDKEGDMEYFTGKWSKYGSDIINPIGCVDCHNPKTMELQVNREYLNTGLKAAGKKPLEDATQQDMRSMVCAQCHVEYYFKKTPLADGKKAAVVTLPWGEGTSVESMEKYYDNLEFKDWTHKISKAPMLKAQHPGWEMWETGAHGRNNVSCADCHMPYTQEGGIKYTDHNIGNPLENMDKSCMNCHRTSEKSLLDNINKKRERKDNLHQKAMTAIANAHLEAGKAWEIGATKEEMAPILKDIRHAQWRWDYAVASHPAFFHAPEETLKILGTSIEKAGNARIKLAKVLAKYGASDYVAPEIKDKKQAQEIIGLPFEKLVEDKKKFQKGLMQEWKKEAEKKGLYNPESTKNLEDKTSYN encoded by the coding sequence ATGAAAAAATACAAAATACTACTTGTTATAAGTATAATAGCAATTGGTTTAATGTCTGCGTTAATAGCTTCAATTAATGAAAAAAAAGTAGAACAAGCACAATTAAAAGAAGTACCCAAAATTGATAGATGGGAAACAAAAAATGAAGAGTTTAAAAAACACTATCCAAGACAATTTGATTCTTGGAAAGAAACAAAACACTCTGATGAAATAGAAGATATGCTGAAAAAACATCCTGAACTCGTAGTTTTATGGGCAGGATATGGTTTTGCAAAAGATTATAATGCTCCAAGAGGGCACTTTTATGCCATAGAAGATAATAGAAACACATTAAGAACAGGTGCTCCTGTTGATGAAAAAACAGGACCTATGCCAACAGCATGTTGGACTTGTAAATCGCCTGATGTTCCAAGAATAATGGATAAAGAAGGTGATATGGAGTACTTTACTGGTAAGTGGTCTAAATATGGTTCTGATATTATAAATCCTATTGGATGTGTTGACTGTCACAATCCAAAAACAATGGAGCTACAAGTAAATAGAGAATATTTAAATACAGGTCTTAAAGCAGCAGGGAAAAAACCTTTAGAGGATGCAACTCAACAAGATATGAGATCAATGGTTTGTGCTCAATGTCATGTTGAATACTACTTCAAAAAAACACCTCTTGCTGATGGCAAAAAAGCTGCAGTTGTTACTTTACCATGGGGTGAGGGAACTTCAGTAGAGTCAATGGAAAAATATTATGATAATTTAGAGTTTAAAGATTGGACTCATAAAATATCTAAAGCACCAATGTTAAAAGCACAACATCCTGGTTGGGAAATGTGGGAAACAGGAGCACATGGAAGAAATAATGTTTCTTGTGCAGATTGTCACATGCCTTACACTCAAGAAGGTGGTATAAAATATACAGACCATAATATTGGGAACCCACTTGAAAATATGGATAAATCTTGTATGAATTGTCATAGAACAAGTGAAAAATCTCTTTTAGATAATATTAATAAAAAGAGAGAAAGAAAAGATAATTTACACCAAAAAGCTATGACAGCTATTGCAAATGCTCACTTAGAAGCTGGAAAAGCTTGGGAAATTGGAGCAACAAAAGAAGAGATGGCACCTATACTAAAAGACATAAGACACGCTCAATGGAGATGGGACTATGCAGTAGCTTCACACCCTGCTTTCTTCCATGCACCAGAAGAAACATTAAAGATATTAGGTACATCTATAGAAAAAGCAGGAAATGCTAGAATAAAATTAGCTAAAGTATTAGCTAAATATGGAGCAAGTGATTATGTAGCACCTGAAATTAAAGATAAAAAACAAGCACAAGAAATCATTGGTTTACCATTTGAAAAACTTGTTGAGGATAAGAAAAAATTCCAAAAAGGTTTAATGCAAGAGTGGAAAAAAGAAGCTGAAAAAAAAGGTTTATATAATCCAGAGTCAACTAAAAATTTAGAAGATAAAACTTCTTATAACTAA
- a CDS encoding chaperone NapD — translation MNISSIVVQTLPKYIDEVVESLKKCEACDYHMHDESGKVIITIEGENVEEELKKLKVIESIPHVASADMQMAYSEEELSSHLEVLNNAEAVPKILNEKDIDPKDIVYNGDLKRKDLIGFTKVFDNTGE, via the coding sequence ATGAATATTTCAAGTATTGTAGTACAAACATTACCAAAGTATATAGATGAAGTTGTGGAATCATTAAAAAAATGTGAGGCATGTGATTATCATATGCATGATGAATCAGGAAAAGTAATTATCACAATTGAAGGTGAAAATGTTGAAGAGGAACTAAAAAAGTTAAAAGTTATTGAAAGTATCCCTCATGTAGCAAGTGCTGATATGCAAATGGCCTATAGTGAAGAAGAGTTAAGTTCACACCTAGAAGTACTTAATAACGCAGAAGCTGTTCCAAAAATTCTAAATGAAAAAGACATTGATCCAAAAGATATAGTTTATAATGGTGACTTAAAAAGAAAAGACTTAATAGGATTTACAAAAGTATTTGATAATACAGGAGAATAA
- a CDS encoding PAS domain-containing protein: MQYNSSHFLCETIVPKNEIIVSRTDLKGIITYVNDTFAQISGYEADELIGEHHNIVRHPDMPKTVFKELWESLQKNTKWSGYIKNLRKDQGFYWVYAEISGVHKENKLVEYKSLRTPITFEKKLEYQIKYDKLRLKTNDYVRKVIYEKIN; this comes from the coding sequence ATGCAATATAACTCAAGTCATTTTTTATGTGAAACTATCGTTCCTAAAAATGAAATTATTGTATCAAGAACAGATTTAAAAGGTATTATTACTTATGTAAATGATACCTTTGCTCAAATCTCAGGTTATGAAGCTGATGAATTAATTGGCGAGCATCACAATATAGTAAGACATCCTGATATGCCTAAAACAGTATTTAAAGAGCTATGGGAAAGTTTACAAAAAAATACTAAATGGAGTGGATATATAAAAAATCTTAGAAAAGATCAAGGATTTTATTGGGTTTATGCAGAAATATCTGGTGTACATAAAGAAAATAAATTAGTTGAATATAAATCACTTAGAACTCCTATTACTTTTGAAAAAAAACTAGAATACCAGATCAAATATGATAAATTAAGACTAAAAACAAATGATTATGTTAGAAAAGTGATTTATGAAAAGATAAACTAA
- the napH gene encoding quinol dehydrogenase ferredoxin subunit NapH: protein MKTLIKKYRFLIARRITQITIMVLYIIANVYGINILMGNLSSSLVLELVPLSDPYAVMQMFVAGATISFDIILGAFLIILFYMIIGGRAFCSWVCPVNMITDLANFLRRKLGFNQIQKKQPASKNIRYWLIAISFIISFFMGVAAFELISPISMVHRGIIFGLGFGWATILVIFLFDLFVLKNGWCGHICPLGGVYSQIGRFSFFKVHHNHEACTACMKCKEVCPESHVLHIITKESAPIMGAECTNCGRCVEVCDDDSLNFSIRKLIKERENEVQ, encoded by the coding sequence ATGAAAACTTTAATAAAAAAATATAGATTTCTTATTGCTAGAAGAATCACACAAATTACAATAATGGTTTTATATATTATTGCTAATGTATATGGAATAAATATCTTAATGGGAAATTTAAGTAGTTCACTCGTTTTAGAATTAGTTCCTTTAAGTGATCCTTATGCAGTAATGCAAATGTTTGTGGCTGGTGCCACTATTTCATTTGACATTATTTTAGGAGCTTTCTTAATCATTTTATTTTATATGATAATTGGAGGAAGAGCTTTTTGTTCTTGGGTTTGTCCTGTAAATATGATTACAGACTTAGCTAATTTTCTTAGAAGAAAATTAGGTTTTAATCAGATTCAAAAAAAGCAACCTGCTTCAAAAAATATAAGATATTGGCTTATTGCAATTAGTTTTATAATTTCATTTTTTATGGGTGTAGCAGCATTTGAATTGATTTCTCCTATTTCAATGGTACATAGAGGAATTATCTTTGGTCTTGGTTTTGGTTGGGCAACAATATTAGTAATATTTCTTTTTGACTTATTCGTTTTAAAAAATGGATGGTGTGGACATATTTGTCCTTTAGGTGGTGTTTATTCACAAATAGGAAGGTTTAGTTTTTTTAAAGTTCATCATAATCATGAGGCTTGTACAGCTTGTATGAAATGTAAAGAGGTTTGTCCTGAAAGCCATGTTTTACATATTATTACAAAAGAATCAGCACCTATAATGGGAGCTGAATGTACAAACTGTGGAAGATGTGTTGAAGTGTGTGATGATGATTCACTAAACTTTTCCATAAGAAAATTAATAAAGGAAAGAGAAAATGAAGTTCAGTAA
- a CDS encoding nitrate reductase cytochrome c-type subunit, producing the protein MKFSKVTIAIIAAAAIFTVGCATANKTVSEESLGLRKTDLYTESNTTGDKTKYSDKPAGTSTKIERAFENAPPMIPHSVEGMLPITINNNQCTACHEPAIAQSMGATPIPKSHFTDFRPETSLAKNGKIVKEGKIVENTSDLKTVSKELHTLSGSRFNCSQCHAPQSEGNLVPKNEFQAEFRSKGLNEKSNLIDTINEGVK; encoded by the coding sequence ATGAAGTTCAGTAAAGTAACAATAGCAATCATAGCTGCTGCAGCAATATTTACTGTAGGGTGTGCAACAGCAAATAAAACAGTAAGTGAAGAGTCGTTAGGTTTAAGAAAAACAGATTTATACACAGAATCTAATACAACAGGTGATAAAACAAAATATTCTGACAAACCAGCAGGAACAAGTACTAAGATTGAAAGAGCTTTTGAAAATGCTCCTCCAATGATTCCTCACAGTGTTGAAGGAATGTTACCAATTACTATTAATAATAATCAATGTACAGCTTGCCATGAGCCTGCAATAGCACAGTCTATGGGAGCAACACCAATTCCTAAGTCTCACTTTACAGACTTTAGACCAGAAACATCTTTAGCTAAGAATGGTAAAATAGTTAAAGAAGGTAAAATAGTAGAAAATACAAGTGATTTAAAAACAGTAAGTAAAGAACTTCATACATTATCAGGTTCAAGATTTAACTGTTCACAATGTCATGCTCCACAATCAGAAGGAAACCTTGTTCCTAAAAATGAATTCCAAGCTGAATTTAGAAGCAAAGGACTTAATGAAAAATCTAACTTAATTGATACAATTAATGAAGGTGTAAAATAA
- a CDS encoding LysE family translocator, translating to MDFINLSLLAVFIPTFFVVSITPGMCMTLALSMGMSIGLKNTLYMMYGELVGVGLVATSSVIGVATIMLKYPTIFLILKYGGGAYLFYLGIQMWLSRGKMAINLDEYKYSISKKNLMMQGFITAIANPKGWAFFIALLPPFIDQSLPMFSQLTVLIFMILLLEFSCLIIYATGGKTLRKLLQNSSNVRLINKIAGSMMMGIGVWLAFG from the coding sequence TTGGACTTTATTAATTTATCTTTATTAGCTGTATTTATTCCTACTTTTTTTGTTGTTTCTATTACTCCTGGAATGTGTATGACTTTAGCTCTTAGTATGGGAATGAGTATAGGCTTAAAAAATACACTTTATATGATGTATGGAGAACTTGTAGGAGTTGGTTTGGTTGCTACATCTTCTGTAATTGGTGTTGCAACTATTATGCTTAAATATCCAACAATATTTTTAATACTTAAGTATGGGGGAGGAGCATATTTATTTTATCTTGGTATTCAAATGTGGCTTTCACGTGGGAAAATGGCTATAAATCTTGATGAGTACAAGTATAGTATTTCAAAGAAAAACCTAATGATGCAAGGTTTTATAACAGCAATTGCAAATCCTAAAGGTTGGGCATTTTTTATAGCACTTCTTCCTCCTTTTATAGATCAAAGTTTACCTATGTTTTCACAATTAACAGTATTGATTTTTATGATATTACTTTTAGAGTTTTCATGTTTAATTATTTATGCAACAGGTGGAAAAACTTTACGTAAGCTATTGCAAAATAGTTCAAATGTAAGATTGATAAATAAGATAGCAGGAAGTATGATGATGGGAATAGGGGTATGGTTAGCCTTTGGCTAA
- a CDS encoding 4Fe-4S binding protein, whose protein sequence is MKRRELFSSLASSFTKKEKQEKIIRPPYFRNKEVFLTNCIECSDKKCSTVCEENIILILENETPAISFENSGCTYCDECANACEHEVLNIEDKKNIAVKIEIDPLSCLSWNQTMCFSCKDPCLDDAIDFLAMFRPEINENCTSCGYCIKYCPTSAIKII, encoded by the coding sequence ATGAAAAGAAGAGAACTTTTTAGTTCTCTTGCTTCATCTTTTACAAAAAAAGAAAAGCAAGAGAAAATTATAAGACCTCCTTATTTTAGAAATAAAGAAGTTTTTTTAACAAACTGTATTGAATGTAGTGATAAAAAATGTAGTACTGTTTGTGAAGAAAATATAATTTTAATATTAGAAAATGAAACGCCAGCTATTAGTTTTGAAAATAGTGGTTGTACCTATTGTGATGAGTGTGCAAATGCCTGTGAACATGAAGTCTTAAATATCGAAGATAAAAAAAATATAGCTGTTAAAATTGAGATTGATCCATTATCTTGTTTAAGTTGGAATCAAACAATGTGTTTTTCATGTAAAGACCCATGTTTAGATGATGCTATTGATTTTCTAGCAATGTTTAGACCTGAAATAAATGAAAACTGTACTTCTTGTGGATATTGTATTAAATATTGTCCTACAAGTGCAATTAAAATAATATAA
- a CDS encoding WD40 repeat domain-containing protein, with product MNKFFFFLTFLLTTLNANEIKPLFQYEASGAVTELIVKENKIYAASDASSIDIFNIQTKQKVSTILFPKIKDFMGDIVNSKIYSIDILKDKILSVSQGEKGGRNLTIYENGKFTTIISDKKRMFIAKAKFLDENRMIFSLLSNELYIYDIKSKKKVLKVDVSLSKFSDFVLNENKKSVIVADESGILKMLNTDNLQVIKEFKNQNLDNVFQVDTKNNIIATAGQDRRAVIYDELNNKAQYINAPFLIYSVGLSPSGKKVGIAYDEENNVLIFDTKSKIKKFKLIENLAIISKILFINEKELFISSDDKKINYYKIKE from the coding sequence ATGAATAAGTTTTTTTTCTTTTTAACTTTTCTACTTACTACTTTAAATGCAAATGAAATAAAACCTTTATTTCAATATGAAGCAAGTGGAGCTGTAACTGAACTTATAGTTAAAGAAAATAAGATTTATGCCGCTAGTGATGCTTCAAGCATAGATATATTTAATATACAAACAAAACAAAAAGTTTCAACTATTCTATTCCCTAAAATTAAAGATTTTATGGGGGATATAGTTAATTCAAAAATATATAGTATAGATATATTAAAAGATAAAATTCTAAGTGTTTCACAAGGTGAAAAAGGTGGAAGGAATTTAACTATTTATGAAAATGGTAAATTCACAACTATTATCTCAGATAAAAAAAGAATGTTCATTGCAAAAGCAAAGTTTTTAGATGAAAATAGAATGATTTTTTCATTACTATCAAATGAACTTTATATATATGATATAAAATCAAAGAAAAAAGTTCTAAAAGTAGATGTATCCTTATCAAAGTTTTCTGATTTTGTTTTAAATGAAAATAAAAAAAGTGTTATTGTTGCTGATGAAAGTGGTATTTTAAAAATGCTAAACACAGATAACCTTCAAGTAATTAAAGAATTTAAAAATCAGAATCTAGATAATGTTTTTCAAGTTGATACAAAAAACAATATTATAGCAACAGCAGGACAAGATAGAAGAGCTGTTATTTATGATGAGTTAAACAATAAAGCACAATATATAAATGCACCATTTTTGATTTATAGTGTAGGACTAAGCCCAAGTGGTAAAAAAGTAGGCATAGCTTATGATGAAGAAAACAATGTTTTAATTTTTGATACAAAAAGTAAGATAAAGAAATTTAAACTAATTGAAAATCTAGCAATTATTTCAAAAATTCTTTTTATCAATGAAAAAGAGCTTTTTATATCAAGTGATGACAAAAAAATAAACTATTATAAAATTAAGGAGTAA